Genomic segment of Chitinophaga varians:
TTGTGAACATGGCCCGTATTGCGGCCGAGCTGGACTATGAGCTGGTGATGGTCACCAATCAGGACGGACTGGGCACAGCATCTTTCCCTGAAGATACGTTCTGGCCTGCTCAGAACATGATCCTCAAAGCATTTGAAAATGAAGGGGTGACCTTCAGCGAAATATTCGTTGACCGCAGTTTCCCGGCAGACAATGCGCCTACGCGCAAGCCCGGTACCGGTATGCTGACCCGCTTTTTCTCCGATGGTTATGACCTGGCCAATTCTTTCGTGATCGGTGACCGTATCACCGATGTGCAGCTGGCCAAGAACCTCGGCGCCAAAGCGATCTGGCTCAATGAAGGCAATAACCTCGGCGGCACCGAAATCAGTGATACCCTGCAGGCCCTCGAATCAGTGATCGCACTGGAATCTACCGACTGGGACCGGATTTATGAGTTCCTGAAACTGGGCCTGAGAACGGTAACGCATGTACGAAAAACAAATGAAACCGATATTGCCATCGACATTAACCTGGACGGTAGCGGTAAAGCAAACGTACATACCGGCCTGGGTTTCTTTGATCACATGCTGGACCAGATAGCCCGCCACGGCTCCATCGATCTCAGCATCACGGCCAAAGGGGATCTGCATATAGACGAACATCATACGATTGAAGATACCGGCATCGCCCTCGGTGAAGCCATTGCCCGGGCGCTGGGCGATAAACGCGGCATCGAACGGTATGGCTTCTGCCTGCCCATGGACGACTGCCTGGCGCAGGTGGGCATCGACTTCGGCGGCCGTAACTGGCTGGTATGGGACGCTGAATTTAAACGGGAGAAAATAGGGGAGATGCCTACAGAGATGTTCTTCCATTTCTTTAAGTCCTTCTCCGACGGCGCTAAAGCCAATCTTAACATCAAAGCGGAAGGTGAAAATGAACATCATAAGATAGAAGCGATCTTTAAATGTTTCGCCAAAGCTATCCGGATGGCGGTA
This window contains:
- the hisB gene encoding bifunctional histidinol-phosphatase/imidazoleglycerol-phosphate dehydratase HisB; translation: MKRVLFIDRDGTLIKEVPPTYQIDSLDKVEFYPKVFVNMARIAAELDYELVMVTNQDGLGTASFPEDTFWPAQNMILKAFENEGVTFSEIFVDRSFPADNAPTRKPGTGMLTRFFSDGYDLANSFVIGDRITDVQLAKNLGAKAIWLNEGNNLGGTEISDTLQALESVIALESTDWDRIYEFLKLGLRTVTHVRKTNETDIAIDINLDGSGKANVHTGLGFFDHMLDQIARHGSIDLSITAKGDLHIDEHHTIEDTGIALGEAIARALGDKRGIERYGFCLPMDDCLAQVGIDFGGRNWLVWDAEFKREKIGEMPTEMFFHFFKSFSDGAKANLNIKAEGENEHHKIEAIFKCFAKAIRMAVKRNPYNMQLPSTKGML